A window of the Fulvia fulva chromosome 11, complete sequence genome harbors these coding sequences:
- a CDS encoding mRNA 3'-end-processing protein rna14: MAEYDPLDPPTYGDTPDDGASESYDPSQHQQNGGDEAEQDEDYDPSSINYGESADSDTIAVAQPGQPSIQTPSQTDAPSKPPQKVAGFIVEESDDEQEQDASAPPPPSQLNGDAGSHSGLGAVAVSEAEDVNLSSAPQDDTAASATTSLNGSTTVPVLESSSSNAPPDLTVQPPEQGKTVSPVASAQASVQASVAPTPVPAAETPAAATPAPQQVQQPPPQTNGAVQQPPARLPHDKVGQLEDRIKDDPKGDTDAWSALIDHYFDKGQYDYAREVYERMLKVFPTAVVLWVGYIAMEKKLDETDRIVHILNKCLMQIPNVDLWKFYMDHVRRALPLINDTNGVNRAELMKAWDMTFDHVGIDPAAGQLWREYIDFMKDGPGSVGGTGWQDMQKADLLRAAYQRAIKIPNGEFMKLWKEYEAFEHSLNRQTARKHIQEQSQHYMEARKAKVQLDQKLDGLDRSSLPQLPPIYGFAGEEQFGDQVEKWRAWIAWERDEDPLVFKGTEDDKYRQRVIYAYRQATMFLTFYPEIWYDAASWCFTQPQLESEGEQFLEKGIAANPESVLLALLKADRIEANLATGNTDDVLIANGEKLDVPFEGLLTALYTLVTKTKQKDKFTAAQIQEHYNSLPPEDEQMENEEADDDEDASKPKTRQEQMQAELDAAKSSFAAQLDTLKRTISYAWVAKMRAFRRVQGQGKPAKKGADPNTKVVKGFRGIFVEARPRGMLSSAVYIASALMEWHGYRDGAAERIFQRGAKLFPEDHIFILEYVKHMINVGDITNARVVFKGAISKLNNAERYSLEQRRKRCRPLLVFMHDWESKYGDYAEIVKNEALMAKLYPEEPEINRFSHRSTLPDFDAVAVQLLLSPTQARPKTDIPQVLAPEQNPLGATSPRAQELILGPNGPYLASPKRPLDDSDADTSQRTKFMRAESPLKGNAGNAGVRINKGSATVPTGNVTHGGGFATKTFVPGGLPPGPPPIPPKILEILGALPPARSYTGTRLDPLKIVPFLATVNVDHAKAMYQAGQLPQFPRAQ; the protein is encoded by the exons ATGGCGGAGTACGATCCCCTCGATCCACCTACCTACGGTGACACCCCCGACGACGGCGCCAGCGAGTCCTACGATCCGTCCCAACACCAGCAGAACGGCGGCGACGAGGCCGAACAAGACGAAGACTACGATCCTTCGAGCATCAACTACGGCGAGAGCGCAGACTCGGACACGATCGCGGTAGCTCAGCCCGGGCAGCCTTCCATACAGACTCCTTCCCAGACCGACGCACCTTCCAAACCGCCTCAAAAAGTCGCAGGCTTCATAGTAGAAGAAAGTGATGATGAGCAAGAGCAAGATGCGAGCGCCCCGCCGCCGCCCTCACAACTGAATGGAGACGCCGGTTCTCATTCTGGTCTCGGTGCGGTGGCAGTCTCAGAGGCGGAGGATGTTAATCTAAGTAGTGCACCACAAGATGACACGGCTGCTTCTGCTACCACAAGTCTAAATGGGTCCACCACTGTTCCCGTGCTTGAGTCTTCTTCATCAAATGCCCCACCTGATCTCACAGTGCAGCCTCCAGAACAGGGTAAGACTGTCTCACCAGTGGCTTCTGCTCAGGCTTCCGTTCAGGCATCTGTTGCACCAACTCCAGTGCCCGCCGCAGAGACACCTGCTGCTGCAACACCCGCTCCGCAGCAAGTGCAGCAACCTCCGCCTCAGACCAATGGCGCAGTGCAGCAGCCCCCAGCCCGACTACCACACGACAAAGTCGGCCAGCTCGAGGATCGTATCAAAGATGACCCGAAAGGTGACACGGATGCCTGGAGTGCACTCATCGACCATTACTTCGACAAAGGCCAGTACGACTATGCACGAGAAGTCTATGAGAGAATGTTGAAAGTCTTCCCTACGGCG GTCGTCTTGTGGGTCGGGTACATCGCGATGGAGAAGAAGCTGGACGAGACAGACAGAATCGTCCACATCCTCAACAAGTGCCTCATGCAGATACCGAACGTCGATCTTTGGAAGTTCTACATGGACCACGTTCGGCGAGCATTGCCACTGATCAACGACACAAACGGCGTCAATCGCGCAGAGCTGATGAAGGCGTGGGACATGACCTTTGACCATGTCGGCATTGACCCTGCTGCAGGTCAACTCTGGAGAGAGTACATCGACTTCATGAAAGACGGGCCTGGCAGTGTTGGTGGTACCGGCTGGCAAGACATGCAGAAGGCCGACCTCCTCCGCGCGGCCTACCAGCGTGCCATCAAGATCCCGAACGGGGAGTTCATGAAGCTGTGGAAGGAGTATGAGGCATTCGAACACAGTCTCAACCGACAGACCGCCCGTAAGCACATTCAGGAGCAGAGTCAACACTACATGGAAGCTCGAAAAGCCAAGGTGCAGCTGGACCAGAAGCTTGATGGCCTCGATCGATCTTCGCTGCCGCAACTGCCGCCGATCTATGGTTTTGCTGGCGAGGAGCAGTTCGGTGACCAGGTTGAGAAGTGGCGAGCATGGATCGCGTGGGAGCGCGACGAAGACCCGCTAGTGTTCAAAGGCACAGAAGACGACAAGTACCGGCAGCGTGTGATTTACGCCTATCGCCAGGCTACAATGTTCTTAACGTTCTACCCGGAGATCTGGTATGACGCCGCATCGTGGTGCTTCACACAACCACAGCTGGAGTCCGAAGGCGAGCAGTTTCTGGAGAAGGGTATTGCTGCAAATCCCGAGTCGGTCCTGCTTGCTTTGTTGAAGGCCGATCGCATCGAGGCCAATCTTGCCACCGGAAACACGGACGATGTCCTCATCGCCAAtggcgagaagctcgatGTGCCATTCGAGGGCTTGCTTACCGCACTTTACACTCTTGTCACCAAGACAAAGCAGAAGGACAAGTTCACTGCTGCACAAATACAAGAGCACTACAATTCACTACCGCCAGAGGACGAGCAGATGGAGAACGAGGAAGCTGATGATGACGAAGATGCTTCAAAGCCCAAGACTCGACAAGAACAGATGCAGGCCGAACTCGATGCAGCAAAGTCTTCGTTCGCAGCTCAGCTTGACACCCTCAAGCGCACCATTTCGTATGCCTGGGTTGCTAAGATGCGCGCGTTCCGCCGTGTTCAAGGTCAAGGCaagccggcgaagaaaggCGCAGATCCCAATACCAAGGTCGTAAAGGGCTTCCGAGGCATCTTCGTCGAGGCTCGTCCACGTGGTATGCTGTCAAGCGCTGTGTACATTGCTTCAGCTCTCATGGAATGGCATGGGTACAGAGATGGCGCCGCCGAGAGGATCTTTCAACGAGGCGCGAAGCTTTTCCCAGAGGACCACATCTTCATCCTTGAGTACGTCAAGCATATGATCAATGTGGGAGACATCACAAATGCTCGCGTCGTCTTCAAGGGTGCCATCAGCAAGCTCAACAATGCGGAGAGATACTCTCTCGAGCAACGTCGCAAGAGATGCCGTCCACTACTCGTCTTCATGCACGACTGGGAGAGCAAGTACGGGGACTATGCGGAGATCGTCAAGAACGAAGCACTGATGGCAAAACTATACCCTGAGGAGCCTGAGATCAACCGCTTCAGCCACCGCTCTACACTTCCCGATTTCGATGCTGTCGCTGTACAGCTTCTGCTGAGCCCAACACAAGCACGGCCCAAGACCGACATTCCGCAAGTGCTCGCGCCTGAACAGAACCCTCTCGGCGCCACAAGCCCTCGGGCTCAGGAACTTATCCTCGGACCTAACGGCCCATACCTCGCCAGCCCCAAGCGTCCTCTCGACGACTCTGACGCCGACACCTCCCAACGTACCAAATTCATGCGCGCCGAGTCGCCTCTCAAGGGCAATGCAGGCAACGCCGGCGTCCGCATCAACAAGGGCAGCGCTACTGTTCCCACCGGCAACGTCACCCATGGAGGCGGTTTCGCGACTAAGACTTTCGTACCGGGAGGCCTCCCACCTGGCCCTCCTCCTATCCCGCCCAAGATTCTTGAGATTCTGGGTGCGCTACCACCTGCACGCTCCTACACTGGAACGCGCCTTGATCCATTGAAGATAGTGCCGTTCCTTGCTACGGTGAATGTGGATCATGCGAAGGCGATGTACCAAGCTGGACAGCTACCACAATTCCCCCGTGCGCAGTAG